The Rhineura floridana isolate rRhiFlo1 chromosome 10, rRhiFlo1.hap2, whole genome shotgun sequence genome includes a region encoding these proteins:
- the SMARCD3 gene encoding SWI/SNF-related matrix-associated actin-dependent regulator of chromatin subfamily D member 3 isoform X1, whose translation MAAEEVTGGARKATKSKLFEFLVHGVRPGMPSGARMPHQGAPMGPPGPPYVGSPSVRPGMPQAVMEPTRKRAAPQQAPQQAAQQQQAAATAQNRPRSAKRRKMADKILPQRIRELVPESQAYMDLLAFERKLDQTIMRKRVDIQEALKRPMKQKRKLRLYISNTFNPAKSDADDSDGSIASWELRVEGKLLDDLSKQKRKFSSFFKSLVIELDKDLYGPDNHLVEWHRTPTTQETDGFQVKRPGDVSVRCTLLLMLDYQPPQFKLDPRLARLLGIHTQTRSAIIQALWQYIKTNKLQDSHDKEYISCDKYFQQIFDCPRLKFSEIPQRLTNLLLPPDPIVINHIISVDPNDQKKTACYDIDVEVEDPLKGQMSSFLLSTANQQEITALDNKIHETIESINQLKIQRDFMLSFSKDPKGYIQDLLRSQSRDLKVMTDVVGNPEEERRAEFYHEPWSQEAVSRYFYCKVRSGLEAGWAGGRGCPPCPPPPLCLLLLFQIQQRRQELEQSLGVRNT comes from the exons CGTCCTGGGATGCCATCAGGTGCTCGCATGCCCCATCAGGGGGCTCCAATGGGTCCCCCAGGCCCCCCCTATGTTGGGAGCCCTTCTGTGCGCCCCGGGATGCCCCAGGCCGTGATGGAGCCAACGCGCAAGCGGGCAGCCCCACAGCAGGCCCCGCAGCAggcagcccagcagcagcaggcgGCAGCAACAGCTCAGAACCGCCCCAGGAG TGCCAAGAGGAGGAAAATGGCTGACAAAATACTCCCTCAGAGG ATCCGGGAGCTAGTACCTGAGTCTCAAGCCTACATGGACCTCTTGGCTTTCGAGCGTAAGCTGGATCAGACGATCATGCGAAAGCGAGTGGACATCCAGGAGGCCCTGAAGAGACCGATGAAG CAAAAGCGGAAGCTGCGGCTCTACATCTCCAACACCTTCAACCCTGCCAAATCGGATGCTGATGATTCAGATGGCAGCATAGCCTCTTGGGAGCTGCGTGTGGAGGGCAAACTCCTTGATGAT CTCAGTAAGCAGAAGAGGAAGTTTTCCTCTTTCTTCAAGAGTTTGGTCATTGAACTGGACAAGGATCTGTATGGACCAGACAATCATCTTGTGGAG TGGCACAGGACTCCCACCACGCAGGAGACAGACGGTTTCCAGGTGAAGAGGCCAGGGGATGTCAGTGTGCGCTGCACCCTCCTGCTCATGCTGGATTACCAG CCCCCCCAATTTAAGCTCGATCCCCGCCTGGCCCGCCTCCTGGGGATCCACACACAGACACGCTCTGCCATTATCCAAGCGCTGTGGCAGTACATCAAGACGAACAAATTGCAGGACTCCCATGACAAAGAATACATCAGTTGTGACAAATACTTCCAGCAG ATCTTTGATTGCCCACGGCTAAAGTTTTCTGAAATCCCACAGAGGCTGACTAACTTGCTGCTGCCGCCAGATCCCATCGTCATCAACCATATCATCAG CGTGGACCCCAACGACCAGAAGAAAACAGCTTGCTATGACATCGACGTGGAAGTGGAAGATCCCTTGAAGGGGCAAATGAGCAGCTTCCTTCTCTCGACAGCAAATCAGCAAGAGATCACAGCCCTGGACAATAAG ATTCATGAAACAATCGAATCCATCAACCAGTTAAAGATACAGCGAGATTTTATGCTGAGCTTCTCGAAAGACCCCAAAGGGTACATCCAAGATCTTCTTCGATCCCAGAGCAGGGATCTCAAG GTGATGACAGATGTGGTGGGGAACCCTGAGGAGGAGCGGAGGGCAGAGTTCTACCATGAGCCCTGGTCCCAGGAGGCTGTGAGCAGGTACTTCTACTGCAAGGTAAGAAGTGGGCTGGAGGCAGGCTGGGCTGGCGGGAGGGGGTGCcctccttgccccccacccccactatgTCTCCTTTTGCTCTTTCAGATCCAGCAGCGCCGGCAAGAGTTGGAGCAGAGTCTGGGTGTGCGCAACACATAA
- the SMARCD3 gene encoding SWI/SNF-related matrix-associated actin-dependent regulator of chromatin subfamily D member 3 isoform X2: protein MRPTRPLPVGRSPRPGMPSGARMPHQGAPMGPPGPPYVGSPSVRPGMPQAVMEPTRKRAAPQQAPQQAAQQQQAAATAQNRPRSAKRRKMADKILPQRIRELVPESQAYMDLLAFERKLDQTIMRKRVDIQEALKRPMKQKRKLRLYISNTFNPAKSDADDSDGSIASWELRVEGKLLDDLSKQKRKFSSFFKSLVIELDKDLYGPDNHLVEWHRTPTTQETDGFQVKRPGDVSVRCTLLLMLDYQPPQFKLDPRLARLLGIHTQTRSAIIQALWQYIKTNKLQDSHDKEYISCDKYFQQIFDCPRLKFSEIPQRLTNLLLPPDPIVINHIISVDPNDQKKTACYDIDVEVEDPLKGQMSSFLLSTANQQEITALDNKIHETIESINQLKIQRDFMLSFSKDPKGYIQDLLRSQSRDLKVMTDVVGNPEEERRAEFYHEPWSQEAVSRYFYCKVRSGLEAGWAGGRGCPPCPPPPLCLLLLFQIQQRRQELEQSLGVRNT, encoded by the exons CGTCCTGGGATGCCATCAGGTGCTCGCATGCCCCATCAGGGGGCTCCAATGGGTCCCCCAGGCCCCCCCTATGTTGGGAGCCCTTCTGTGCGCCCCGGGATGCCCCAGGCCGTGATGGAGCCAACGCGCAAGCGGGCAGCCCCACAGCAGGCCCCGCAGCAggcagcccagcagcagcaggcgGCAGCAACAGCTCAGAACCGCCCCAGGAG TGCCAAGAGGAGGAAAATGGCTGACAAAATACTCCCTCAGAGG ATCCGGGAGCTAGTACCTGAGTCTCAAGCCTACATGGACCTCTTGGCTTTCGAGCGTAAGCTGGATCAGACGATCATGCGAAAGCGAGTGGACATCCAGGAGGCCCTGAAGAGACCGATGAAG CAAAAGCGGAAGCTGCGGCTCTACATCTCCAACACCTTCAACCCTGCCAAATCGGATGCTGATGATTCAGATGGCAGCATAGCCTCTTGGGAGCTGCGTGTGGAGGGCAAACTCCTTGATGAT CTCAGTAAGCAGAAGAGGAAGTTTTCCTCTTTCTTCAAGAGTTTGGTCATTGAACTGGACAAGGATCTGTATGGACCAGACAATCATCTTGTGGAG TGGCACAGGACTCCCACCACGCAGGAGACAGACGGTTTCCAGGTGAAGAGGCCAGGGGATGTCAGTGTGCGCTGCACCCTCCTGCTCATGCTGGATTACCAG CCCCCCCAATTTAAGCTCGATCCCCGCCTGGCCCGCCTCCTGGGGATCCACACACAGACACGCTCTGCCATTATCCAAGCGCTGTGGCAGTACATCAAGACGAACAAATTGCAGGACTCCCATGACAAAGAATACATCAGTTGTGACAAATACTTCCAGCAG ATCTTTGATTGCCCACGGCTAAAGTTTTCTGAAATCCCACAGAGGCTGACTAACTTGCTGCTGCCGCCAGATCCCATCGTCATCAACCATATCATCAG CGTGGACCCCAACGACCAGAAGAAAACAGCTTGCTATGACATCGACGTGGAAGTGGAAGATCCCTTGAAGGGGCAAATGAGCAGCTTCCTTCTCTCGACAGCAAATCAGCAAGAGATCACAGCCCTGGACAATAAG ATTCATGAAACAATCGAATCCATCAACCAGTTAAAGATACAGCGAGATTTTATGCTGAGCTTCTCGAAAGACCCCAAAGGGTACATCCAAGATCTTCTTCGATCCCAGAGCAGGGATCTCAAG GTGATGACAGATGTGGTGGGGAACCCTGAGGAGGAGCGGAGGGCAGAGTTCTACCATGAGCCCTGGTCCCAGGAGGCTGTGAGCAGGTACTTCTACTGCAAGGTAAGAAGTGGGCTGGAGGCAGGCTGGGCTGGCGGGAGGGGGTGCcctccttgccccccacccccactatgTCTCCTTTTGCTCTTTCAGATCCAGCAGCGCCGGCAAGAGTTGGAGCAGAGTCTGGGTGTGCGCAACACATAA
- the SMARCD3 gene encoding SWI/SNF-related matrix-associated actin-dependent regulator of chromatin subfamily D member 3 isoform X3: MPSGARMPHQGAPMGPPGPPYVGSPSVRPGMPQAVMEPTRKRAAPQQAPQQAAQQQQAAATAQNRPRSAKRRKMADKILPQRIRELVPESQAYMDLLAFERKLDQTIMRKRVDIQEALKRPMKQKRKLRLYISNTFNPAKSDADDSDGSIASWELRVEGKLLDDLSKQKRKFSSFFKSLVIELDKDLYGPDNHLVEWHRTPTTQETDGFQVKRPGDVSVRCTLLLMLDYQPPQFKLDPRLARLLGIHTQTRSAIIQALWQYIKTNKLQDSHDKEYISCDKYFQQIFDCPRLKFSEIPQRLTNLLLPPDPIVINHIISVDPNDQKKTACYDIDVEVEDPLKGQMSSFLLSTANQQEITALDNKIHETIESINQLKIQRDFMLSFSKDPKGYIQDLLRSQSRDLKVMTDVVGNPEEERRAEFYHEPWSQEAVSRYFYCKVRSGLEAGWAGGRGCPPCPPPPLCLLLLFQIQQRRQELEQSLGVRNT, encoded by the exons ATGCCATCAGGTGCTCGCATGCCCCATCAGGGGGCTCCAATGGGTCCCCCAGGCCCCCCCTATGTTGGGAGCCCTTCTGTGCGCCCCGGGATGCCCCAGGCCGTGATGGAGCCAACGCGCAAGCGGGCAGCCCCACAGCAGGCCCCGCAGCAggcagcccagcagcagcaggcgGCAGCAACAGCTCAGAACCGCCCCAGGAG TGCCAAGAGGAGGAAAATGGCTGACAAAATACTCCCTCAGAGG ATCCGGGAGCTAGTACCTGAGTCTCAAGCCTACATGGACCTCTTGGCTTTCGAGCGTAAGCTGGATCAGACGATCATGCGAAAGCGAGTGGACATCCAGGAGGCCCTGAAGAGACCGATGAAG CAAAAGCGGAAGCTGCGGCTCTACATCTCCAACACCTTCAACCCTGCCAAATCGGATGCTGATGATTCAGATGGCAGCATAGCCTCTTGGGAGCTGCGTGTGGAGGGCAAACTCCTTGATGAT CTCAGTAAGCAGAAGAGGAAGTTTTCCTCTTTCTTCAAGAGTTTGGTCATTGAACTGGACAAGGATCTGTATGGACCAGACAATCATCTTGTGGAG TGGCACAGGACTCCCACCACGCAGGAGACAGACGGTTTCCAGGTGAAGAGGCCAGGGGATGTCAGTGTGCGCTGCACCCTCCTGCTCATGCTGGATTACCAG CCCCCCCAATTTAAGCTCGATCCCCGCCTGGCCCGCCTCCTGGGGATCCACACACAGACACGCTCTGCCATTATCCAAGCGCTGTGGCAGTACATCAAGACGAACAAATTGCAGGACTCCCATGACAAAGAATACATCAGTTGTGACAAATACTTCCAGCAG ATCTTTGATTGCCCACGGCTAAAGTTTTCTGAAATCCCACAGAGGCTGACTAACTTGCTGCTGCCGCCAGATCCCATCGTCATCAACCATATCATCAG CGTGGACCCCAACGACCAGAAGAAAACAGCTTGCTATGACATCGACGTGGAAGTGGAAGATCCCTTGAAGGGGCAAATGAGCAGCTTCCTTCTCTCGACAGCAAATCAGCAAGAGATCACAGCCCTGGACAATAAG ATTCATGAAACAATCGAATCCATCAACCAGTTAAAGATACAGCGAGATTTTATGCTGAGCTTCTCGAAAGACCCCAAAGGGTACATCCAAGATCTTCTTCGATCCCAGAGCAGGGATCTCAAG GTGATGACAGATGTGGTGGGGAACCCTGAGGAGGAGCGGAGGGCAGAGTTCTACCATGAGCCCTGGTCCCAGGAGGCTGTGAGCAGGTACTTCTACTGCAAGGTAAGAAGTGGGCTGGAGGCAGGCTGGGCTGGCGGGAGGGGGTGCcctccttgccccccacccccactatgTCTCCTTTTGCTCTTTCAGATCCAGCAGCGCCGGCAAGAGTTGGAGCAGAGTCTGGGTGTGCGCAACACATAA
- the SMARCD3 gene encoding SWI/SNF-related matrix-associated actin-dependent regulator of chromatin subfamily D member 3 isoform X4: MAAEEVTGGARKATKSKLFEFLVHGVRPGMPSGARMPHQGAPMGPPGPPYVGSPSVRPGMPQAVMEPTRKRAAPQQAPQQAAQQQQAAATAQNRPRSAKRRKMADKILPQRIRELVPESQAYMDLLAFERKLDQTIMRKRVDIQEALKRPMKQKRKLRLYISNTFNPAKSDADDSDGSIASWELRVEGKLLDDLSKQKRKFSSFFKSLVIELDKDLYGPDNHLVEWHRTPTTQETDGFQVKRPGDVSVRCTLLLMLDYQPPQFKLDPRLARLLGIHTQTRSAIIQALWQYIKTNKLQDSHDKEYISCDKYFQQIFDCPRLKFSEIPQRLTNLLLPPDPIVINHIISVDPNDQKKTACYDIDVEVEDPLKGQMSSFLLSTANQQEITALDNKIHETIESINQLKIQRDFMLSFSKDPKGYIQDLLRSQSRDLKVMTDVVGNPEEERRAEFYHEPWSQEAVSRYFYCKIQQRRQELEQSLGVRNT, encoded by the exons CGTCCTGGGATGCCATCAGGTGCTCGCATGCCCCATCAGGGGGCTCCAATGGGTCCCCCAGGCCCCCCCTATGTTGGGAGCCCTTCTGTGCGCCCCGGGATGCCCCAGGCCGTGATGGAGCCAACGCGCAAGCGGGCAGCCCCACAGCAGGCCCCGCAGCAggcagcccagcagcagcaggcgGCAGCAACAGCTCAGAACCGCCCCAGGAG TGCCAAGAGGAGGAAAATGGCTGACAAAATACTCCCTCAGAGG ATCCGGGAGCTAGTACCTGAGTCTCAAGCCTACATGGACCTCTTGGCTTTCGAGCGTAAGCTGGATCAGACGATCATGCGAAAGCGAGTGGACATCCAGGAGGCCCTGAAGAGACCGATGAAG CAAAAGCGGAAGCTGCGGCTCTACATCTCCAACACCTTCAACCCTGCCAAATCGGATGCTGATGATTCAGATGGCAGCATAGCCTCTTGGGAGCTGCGTGTGGAGGGCAAACTCCTTGATGAT CTCAGTAAGCAGAAGAGGAAGTTTTCCTCTTTCTTCAAGAGTTTGGTCATTGAACTGGACAAGGATCTGTATGGACCAGACAATCATCTTGTGGAG TGGCACAGGACTCCCACCACGCAGGAGACAGACGGTTTCCAGGTGAAGAGGCCAGGGGATGTCAGTGTGCGCTGCACCCTCCTGCTCATGCTGGATTACCAG CCCCCCCAATTTAAGCTCGATCCCCGCCTGGCCCGCCTCCTGGGGATCCACACACAGACACGCTCTGCCATTATCCAAGCGCTGTGGCAGTACATCAAGACGAACAAATTGCAGGACTCCCATGACAAAGAATACATCAGTTGTGACAAATACTTCCAGCAG ATCTTTGATTGCCCACGGCTAAAGTTTTCTGAAATCCCACAGAGGCTGACTAACTTGCTGCTGCCGCCAGATCCCATCGTCATCAACCATATCATCAG CGTGGACCCCAACGACCAGAAGAAAACAGCTTGCTATGACATCGACGTGGAAGTGGAAGATCCCTTGAAGGGGCAAATGAGCAGCTTCCTTCTCTCGACAGCAAATCAGCAAGAGATCACAGCCCTGGACAATAAG ATTCATGAAACAATCGAATCCATCAACCAGTTAAAGATACAGCGAGATTTTATGCTGAGCTTCTCGAAAGACCCCAAAGGGTACATCCAAGATCTTCTTCGATCCCAGAGCAGGGATCTCAAG GTGATGACAGATGTGGTGGGGAACCCTGAGGAGGAGCGGAGGGCAGAGTTCTACCATGAGCCCTGGTCCCAGGAGGCTGTGAGCAGGTACTTCTACTGCAAG ATCCAGCAGCGCCGGCAAGAGTTGGAGCAGAGTCTGGGTGTGCGCAACACATAA